The following proteins come from a genomic window of Gadus morhua chromosome 11, gadMor3.0, whole genome shotgun sequence:
- the isoc2 gene encoding isochorismatase domain-containing protein 2, which translates to MSGIGRLSTNGSVLLLCDMQEKFRPNIFQFTNIVSNAARLLQASRILGIPPIVTEQYPKGLGPTVPELGAEGLTAHAKTKFTMMSEEVEKEMLALGNPKQAILCGIETQACIACTTFDLLEKGIEVHIVADAVSSRSQTDRLFALSRLRQSGAFLITTEAVLLQLVQDAKHPKFREIQKLMAQPSPDTGLLAFFSSL; encoded by the exons A TGTCAGGTATTGGAAGGCTTTCTACCAACGGCTCGGTGCTGTTGCTGTGTGACATGCAGGAGAAATTCAGGCCCAATATCTTCCAGTTCACCAACATAGTCAGCAATGCTGCACGATTGCTTCAG GCCAGTCGTATCCTGGGAATCCCCCCCATTGTCACTGAGCAGTACCCCAAGGGCTTGGGCCCCACAGTGCCAGAGCTCGGTGCAGAAGGGCTCACAGCACATGCCAAGACCAAGTTCACCATGAtgtcggaggaggtggagaaggagatgcTCGCTCTGGGGAACCCCAAGCAGGCCATCCTCTGTGGGATCGAGACCCAGGCGTGTATTGCG TGCACAACCTTTGACCTTCTAGAGAAGGGAATAGAGGTCCACATCGTGGCAGATGCCGTCTCCTCCAGAAG CCAGACGGACCGTCTGTTCGCCCTATCTCGTCTGAGGCAGAGTGGGGCTTTCCTCATCACCACTGAGGCCGTCCTGCTGCAGCTGGTCCAAGACGCCAAACACCCCAAATTTAGGGAG ATACAAAAGCTGATGGCCCAACCTTCTCCCGATACTGGCCTGCTTGCGTTCTTCAGCTCCCTGTAG